Proteins co-encoded in one Zalophus californianus isolate mZalCal1 chromosome 9, mZalCal1.pri.v2, whole genome shotgun sequence genomic window:
- the ZC3H7B gene encoding zinc finger CCCH domain-containing protein 7B isoform X2 yields MERQRRKADIEKGLQFIQSTLPLKQEEYEAFLLKLVQNLFAEGNDLFREKDYKQALVQYMEGLNVADYAASDQVALPQELLCKLHVNRAACYFTMGLYEKALEDSEKALGLDGENIRALFRKARALSELGRHKEAYECSSRCSLARPHDESVTQLGQELAQKLGLRVRKAYKRPQELETFSLLSNGTAAGMADQGTSNGLGSIDDIDTDCYVDLRGSPAPLPSPPTMPLFPHVLDLLAPLDSSSRALPGTESLDDFSDGDVFGPELDTLLDSLSLVQGGLPGSGVPSELPQLIPVFPGGTPLLPPVVGGSIPVSSPLPPASFGLVMDPSKKLAASVLDALDPPGSALDSLDLLPYSDTRLDALDSFGSTRGALDKPNSFVEETNSQDHRPPSGTQKPAPSPEPSMPNTALLIKNPLAATHEFKQACQLCYPKTGPRAGDYTYREGLEHKCKRDILLGRLRSSEDQTWKRIRPRPTKTSFVGSYYLCKDMINKQDCKYGDNCTFAYHQEEIDVWTEERKGTLNRDLLFDPLGGVKRGSLTIAKLLKEHQGIFTFLCEICFDSKPRIISKGTKDSPSVCSNLAAKHSFYNNKCLVHIVRSTSLKYSKIRQFQEHFQFDVCRHEVRYGCLREDSCHFAHSFIELKVWLLQQYSGMTHEDIVQESKKYWQQMEAHAGKASSGLGAPRTHGPSTFDLQMKFVCGQCWRNGQVVEPDKDLKYCSAKARHCWTKERRVLLVMSKAKRKWVSVRPLPSIRNFPQQYDLCIHAQNGRKCQYVGNCSFAHSPEERDMWTFMKENKILDMQQTYDMWLKKHNPGKPGEGTPISSREGEKQIQMPTDYADIMMGYHCWLCGKNSNSKKQWQQHIQSEKHKEKVFTSDSDASGWAYRFPMGEFRLCDRLQKGKACPDGDKCRCAHGQEELTEWLDRREVLKQKLAKARKDMLLCPRDDDFGKYNFLLQEDGNTAGAAPEAPVAAAVTGE; encoded by the exons ATGGAGAGGCAGAGACGGAAGGCGGACATCGAGAAGGGGCTGCAGTTCATTCA GTCGACACTACCCCTAAAGCAAGAAGAATATGAG GCCTTTCTGCTCAAGCTGGTGCAGAACCTGTTTGCTGAGGGCAATGACCTGTTCCGGGAGAAGGACTATAAGCAGGCGCTGGTGCAGTACATGGAGGGGCTGAACGTGGCCGACTACGCCGCCTCTGACCAGGTGGCCCTACCCCAGGAGCTGCTGTGCAAACTGCACGTCAACCGGGCCGCCTGCTACTTCACCATG GGCCTGTATGAGAAGGCGCTGGAGGACAGCGAGAAAGCGCTGGGCCTGGATGGCGAGAACATCCGGGCACTGTTCCGCAAGGCCCGTGCCCTCAGCGAGCTGGGGCGTCACAAGGAGGCATACGAGTGCAGCAGCCGGTGCTCCCTTGCCCGGCCCCAC GATGAAAGCGTAACTCAGCTTGGTCAGGAGCTGGCTCAGAAGCTTGGGCTTCGGGTTCGAAAAGCGTATAAGAGGCCCCAG GAATTGGAAACATTTTCTCTGCTCAGTAATGGCACTGCGGCTGGCATGGCAGATCAG GGAACTTCCAATGGATTGGGATCCATAGATGACATCGACACAG ACTGCTACGTGGACCTGCGAGGCTCCCCGGCCccgctcccctctccccccacgaTGCCCCTGTTCCCTCATGTTCTGGACCTGCTGGCCCCCCTGGACAGCAGCAGCAGGGCCCTCCCTGGCACTGAGAGCCTGGACGACTTCTCTGACGGGGATGTCTTTGGGCCGGAGCTGGACACCCTACTGGACTCACTG TCTCTTGTCCAGGGTGGCCTGCCTGGCAGCGGTGTGCCCAGCGAGTTGCCCCAGCTGATACCTGTGTTCCCTGGTGGGACCCCACTTCTGCCACCCGTAGTGGGTGGCTCCATCCCCGTCTCCAGCCCACTGCCCCCGGCTTCCTTTGGTCTCGTCATGGACCCCTCCAAGAAGCTGGCCGCCTCTGTGCTGGATGCCCTCGACCCCCCAGGCTCGGCACTGGACTCCCTCGACCTGCTGCCATACTCGGATACGCGGTTGGATGCCCTCGACAGCTTTGGGTCGACCCGTGGTGCCCTGGACAAGCCCAACTCCTTTGTGG AGGAAACCAACTCACAGGACCATCGTCCCCCAAGTGGTACTCAGAAGCCAGCCCCCTCG CCAGAGCCCTCCATGCCCAACACCGCCTTGCTCATCAAGAACCCGTTGGCTGCCACCCATGAGTTCAAGCAGGCCTGCCAGCTCTGCTACCCCAAAACAG GGCCCAGGGCGGGCGATTACACCTACCGTGAGGGCCTCGAGCACAAGTGCAAGAGGGACATCCTGCTCGGCCGGCTCCGGAGCTCTGAGGACCAGACCTGGAAGCGGATCCGGCCCCGGCCCACCAAGACCAGCTTCGTGGGCTCCTACTACCTGTGCAAAG ACATGATTAACAAGCAGGACTGTAAGTACGGGGATAACTGCACCTTCGCCTACCATCAGGAGGAGATCGACGTGTGGACAGAGGAGCGGAAGGGCACCCTCAACCGCGACCTGCTCTTTGACCCGCTGGGGGGCGTCAAGCGCGGCAGCCTCACCATCGCCAAGCTCCTTAAGGAGCACCAGGGCATCTTCACTTTCCTCTGTGAG ATCTGCTTTGACAGTAAGCCCCGGATCATCAGCAAAGGCACCAAGGACTCCCCGTCTGTCTGCTCCAACCTGGCTGCCAAGCACAGCTTTTACAACAACAA GTGCCTGGTGCACATCGTCCGCTCCACCTCCCTCAAGTACTCCAAGATCCGCCAGTTCCAGGAGCATTTCCAGTTCGACGTGTGCCGCCACGAGGTGCGTTACGGCTGCCTACGGGAAGACAGCTGCCACTTCGCCCACAGCTTCATCGAGCTCAAAGTCTGGCTGCTGCAGCAGTACTCAG GCATGACCCACGAAGACATCGTCCAGGAATCCAAGAAGTACTGGCAGCAGATGGAGGCCCATGCAGGGAAGGCCAGCAGCGGCTTG GGCGCCCCTCGGACACATGGGCCCAGCACCTTCGACCTGCAGATGAAGTTTGTGTGTGGCCAGTGCTGGAGGAACGGGCAAGTGGTAGAGCCTGACAAAGACCTCAAGTACTGCAGCGCCAAGGCCCGGCACTG CTGGACCAAGGAGCGGCGGGTCCTTCTGGTGATGTCAAAGGCCAAGAGGAAATGGGTGTCCGTGAGGCCCCTGCCTTCCATTCGCAATTTCCCACAGCAATACGAT CTCTGCATCCATGCGCAGAATGGCCGCAAGTGCCAGTACGTGGGGAACTGCTCCTTCGCACACAGCCCGGAGGAGAGGGACATGTGGACGTTCATGAAGGAGAACAAGA TCCTGGATATGCAGCAGACCTATGACATGTGGCTGAAGAAACACAACCCAGGGAAGCCAGGGGAAGGGACCCCAATCAGTTCtcgggaaggggagaagcagatccAGATGCCCACGGACTACGCCGACATCATG ATGGGCTACCACTGCTGGCTCTGCGGCAAAAACAGCAACAGCAAGAAGCAGTGGCAGCAGCACATCCAGTCCGAGAAGCACAAGGAGAAGGTCTTCACGTCTGACAGCGATGCCAGTGGCTGGGCCTACCGCTTCCCCATGGGCGAGTTCCGGCTCTGCGACAG GCTCCAGAAGGGCAAGGCCTGCCCAGATGGGGACAAGTGCCGCTGCGCTCACGGGCAGGAGGAGCTCACCGAGTGGCTGGACCGGCGCGAGGTGCTGAAGCAGAAGCTGGCCAAGGCCCGCAAGGATATGCTTCTGTGCCCACGGGACGACGACTTTGGCAAATACAACTTCCTGCTGCAAGAGGATGGGAACACCGCTGGTGCCGCCCCGGAAGCCCCTGTGGCCGCCGCTGTCACCGGGGAGTAG
- the ZC3H7B gene encoding zinc finger CCCH domain-containing protein 7B isoform X1 codes for MERQRRKADIEKGLQFIQSTLPLKQEEYEAFLLKLVQNLFAEGNDLFREKDYKQALVQYMEGLNVADYAASDQVALPQELLCKLHVNRAACYFTMGLYEKALEDSEKALGLDGENIRALFRKARALSELGRHKEAYECSSRCSLARPHDESVTQLGQELAQKLGLRVRKAYKRPQELETFSLLSNGTAAGMADQGTSNGLGSIDDIDTDCYVDLRGSPAPLPSPPTMPLFPHVLDLLAPLDSSSRALPGTESLDDFSDGDVFGPELDTLLDSLSLVQGGLPGSGVPSELPQLIPVFPGGTPLLPPVVGGSIPVSSPLPPASFGLVMDPSKKLAASVLDALDPPGSALDSLDLLPYSDTRLDALDSFGSTRGALDKPNSFVGQVTPVSSCPEETNSQDHRPPSGTQKPAPSPEPSMPNTALLIKNPLAATHEFKQACQLCYPKTGPRAGDYTYREGLEHKCKRDILLGRLRSSEDQTWKRIRPRPTKTSFVGSYYLCKDMINKQDCKYGDNCTFAYHQEEIDVWTEERKGTLNRDLLFDPLGGVKRGSLTIAKLLKEHQGIFTFLCEICFDSKPRIISKGTKDSPSVCSNLAAKHSFYNNKCLVHIVRSTSLKYSKIRQFQEHFQFDVCRHEVRYGCLREDSCHFAHSFIELKVWLLQQYSGMTHEDIVQESKKYWQQMEAHAGKASSGLGAPRTHGPSTFDLQMKFVCGQCWRNGQVVEPDKDLKYCSAKARHCWTKERRVLLVMSKAKRKWVSVRPLPSIRNFPQQYDLCIHAQNGRKCQYVGNCSFAHSPEERDMWTFMKENKILDMQQTYDMWLKKHNPGKPGEGTPISSREGEKQIQMPTDYADIMMGYHCWLCGKNSNSKKQWQQHIQSEKHKEKVFTSDSDASGWAYRFPMGEFRLCDRLQKGKACPDGDKCRCAHGQEELTEWLDRREVLKQKLAKARKDMLLCPRDDDFGKYNFLLQEDGNTAGAAPEAPVAAAVTGE; via the exons ATGGAGAGGCAGAGACGGAAGGCGGACATCGAGAAGGGGCTGCAGTTCATTCA GTCGACACTACCCCTAAAGCAAGAAGAATATGAG GCCTTTCTGCTCAAGCTGGTGCAGAACCTGTTTGCTGAGGGCAATGACCTGTTCCGGGAGAAGGACTATAAGCAGGCGCTGGTGCAGTACATGGAGGGGCTGAACGTGGCCGACTACGCCGCCTCTGACCAGGTGGCCCTACCCCAGGAGCTGCTGTGCAAACTGCACGTCAACCGGGCCGCCTGCTACTTCACCATG GGCCTGTATGAGAAGGCGCTGGAGGACAGCGAGAAAGCGCTGGGCCTGGATGGCGAGAACATCCGGGCACTGTTCCGCAAGGCCCGTGCCCTCAGCGAGCTGGGGCGTCACAAGGAGGCATACGAGTGCAGCAGCCGGTGCTCCCTTGCCCGGCCCCAC GATGAAAGCGTAACTCAGCTTGGTCAGGAGCTGGCTCAGAAGCTTGGGCTTCGGGTTCGAAAAGCGTATAAGAGGCCCCAG GAATTGGAAACATTTTCTCTGCTCAGTAATGGCACTGCGGCTGGCATGGCAGATCAG GGAACTTCCAATGGATTGGGATCCATAGATGACATCGACACAG ACTGCTACGTGGACCTGCGAGGCTCCCCGGCCccgctcccctctccccccacgaTGCCCCTGTTCCCTCATGTTCTGGACCTGCTGGCCCCCCTGGACAGCAGCAGCAGGGCCCTCCCTGGCACTGAGAGCCTGGACGACTTCTCTGACGGGGATGTCTTTGGGCCGGAGCTGGACACCCTACTGGACTCACTG TCTCTTGTCCAGGGTGGCCTGCCTGGCAGCGGTGTGCCCAGCGAGTTGCCCCAGCTGATACCTGTGTTCCCTGGTGGGACCCCACTTCTGCCACCCGTAGTGGGTGGCTCCATCCCCGTCTCCAGCCCACTGCCCCCGGCTTCCTTTGGTCTCGTCATGGACCCCTCCAAGAAGCTGGCCGCCTCTGTGCTGGATGCCCTCGACCCCCCAGGCTCGGCACTGGACTCCCTCGACCTGCTGCCATACTCGGATACGCGGTTGGATGCCCTCGACAGCTTTGGGTCGACCCGTGGTGCCCTGGACAAGCCCAACTCCTTTGTGG GGCAGGTGACCCCTGTGTCTTCTTGCCCAGAGGAAACCAACTCACAGGACCATCGTCCCCCAAGTGGTACTCAGAAGCCAGCCCCCTCG CCAGAGCCCTCCATGCCCAACACCGCCTTGCTCATCAAGAACCCGTTGGCTGCCACCCATGAGTTCAAGCAGGCCTGCCAGCTCTGCTACCCCAAAACAG GGCCCAGGGCGGGCGATTACACCTACCGTGAGGGCCTCGAGCACAAGTGCAAGAGGGACATCCTGCTCGGCCGGCTCCGGAGCTCTGAGGACCAGACCTGGAAGCGGATCCGGCCCCGGCCCACCAAGACCAGCTTCGTGGGCTCCTACTACCTGTGCAAAG ACATGATTAACAAGCAGGACTGTAAGTACGGGGATAACTGCACCTTCGCCTACCATCAGGAGGAGATCGACGTGTGGACAGAGGAGCGGAAGGGCACCCTCAACCGCGACCTGCTCTTTGACCCGCTGGGGGGCGTCAAGCGCGGCAGCCTCACCATCGCCAAGCTCCTTAAGGAGCACCAGGGCATCTTCACTTTCCTCTGTGAG ATCTGCTTTGACAGTAAGCCCCGGATCATCAGCAAAGGCACCAAGGACTCCCCGTCTGTCTGCTCCAACCTGGCTGCCAAGCACAGCTTTTACAACAACAA GTGCCTGGTGCACATCGTCCGCTCCACCTCCCTCAAGTACTCCAAGATCCGCCAGTTCCAGGAGCATTTCCAGTTCGACGTGTGCCGCCACGAGGTGCGTTACGGCTGCCTACGGGAAGACAGCTGCCACTTCGCCCACAGCTTCATCGAGCTCAAAGTCTGGCTGCTGCAGCAGTACTCAG GCATGACCCACGAAGACATCGTCCAGGAATCCAAGAAGTACTGGCAGCAGATGGAGGCCCATGCAGGGAAGGCCAGCAGCGGCTTG GGCGCCCCTCGGACACATGGGCCCAGCACCTTCGACCTGCAGATGAAGTTTGTGTGTGGCCAGTGCTGGAGGAACGGGCAAGTGGTAGAGCCTGACAAAGACCTCAAGTACTGCAGCGCCAAGGCCCGGCACTG CTGGACCAAGGAGCGGCGGGTCCTTCTGGTGATGTCAAAGGCCAAGAGGAAATGGGTGTCCGTGAGGCCCCTGCCTTCCATTCGCAATTTCCCACAGCAATACGAT CTCTGCATCCATGCGCAGAATGGCCGCAAGTGCCAGTACGTGGGGAACTGCTCCTTCGCACACAGCCCGGAGGAGAGGGACATGTGGACGTTCATGAAGGAGAACAAGA TCCTGGATATGCAGCAGACCTATGACATGTGGCTGAAGAAACACAACCCAGGGAAGCCAGGGGAAGGGACCCCAATCAGTTCtcgggaaggggagaagcagatccAGATGCCCACGGACTACGCCGACATCATG ATGGGCTACCACTGCTGGCTCTGCGGCAAAAACAGCAACAGCAAGAAGCAGTGGCAGCAGCACATCCAGTCCGAGAAGCACAAGGAGAAGGTCTTCACGTCTGACAGCGATGCCAGTGGCTGGGCCTACCGCTTCCCCATGGGCGAGTTCCGGCTCTGCGACAG GCTCCAGAAGGGCAAGGCCTGCCCAGATGGGGACAAGTGCCGCTGCGCTCACGGGCAGGAGGAGCTCACCGAGTGGCTGGACCGGCGCGAGGTGCTGAAGCAGAAGCTGGCCAAGGCCCGCAAGGATATGCTTCTGTGCCCACGGGACGACGACTTTGGCAAATACAACTTCCTGCTGCAAGAGGATGGGAACACCGCTGGTGCCGCCCCGGAAGCCCCTGTGGCCGCCGCTGTCACCGGGGAGTAG